One window of the Corvus moneduloides isolate bCorMon1 chromosome 10, bCorMon1.pri, whole genome shotgun sequence genome contains the following:
- the TCTEX1D2 gene encoding tctex1 domain-containing protein 2 — MGELGPDEGAGNTYSLRPGLQHRFKSSTVKECIHAILKEKLANVQYIPEEMPELTKSLSETIKDRLKEEGFDRYKMVVQVVIGEQRGEGVNMAARCFWDADTDSCAHDVFMNDSLFCVVAAFGCFYY; from the exons ATGGGCGAGCTGGGCCCGGACGAAGGCGCCGGGAACACGTACAGCCTGCGGCCCGGCCTCCAGCACCG ATTTAAATCATCCACAGTAAAAGAATGCATCCATGCGATACTGAAGGAGAAGCTGGCCAATGTACAGTACATCCCAGAAGAAATGCCTGAGCTTACAAAGTCTTTATCAGAGACAATAAAAGACAGACTGAAAG aggAGGGATTTGACAGGTACAAGATGGTGGTGCAGGTTGTCAttggagagcagagaggagaaggagtgAA CATGGCTGCACGATGTTTCTGGGACGCTGACACTGACAGCTGTGCTCACGACGTGTTCATGAAC GACAGCCTGTTTTGTGTGGTGGCTGCATTTGGCTGCTTCTACTATTGA